From one Salmo salar chromosome ssa09, Ssal_v3.1, whole genome shotgun sequence genomic stretch:
- the LOC106612054 gene encoding insulin-like codes for MAVVVWALSVLLLLVLSSPGVCSAPSAQHLCGSHLVDALYLVCGEQGFFYNPNRTPRDLLLQHLIGFLSKSRQGWRVKQERPWKDHEDQKVKRGIVEQCCHKPCSFSHLQSYCD; via the exons ATGGCTGTGGTAGTATGGGCCCTGTCTGTTCTGTTACTGCTGGTCCTGTCTTCCCCGGGGGTCTGCTCAGCTCCCAGCGCCCAGCACCTGTGTGGCTCTCACCTGGTGGATGCCCTCTACCTGGTCTGTGGGGAACAAGGGTTCTTCTATAACCCCAACAGAACCCCCAGAGACCTACTCCTGCAACACCTCATAG GGTTCCTGTCTAAGAGCAGACAGGGTTGGAGGGTGAAGCAGGAACGTCCGTGGAAGGACCATGAAGACCAGAAGGTGAAAAGAGGCATTGTGGAACAGTGCTGTCATAAGCCATGTAGCTTCAGCCACCTGCAGAGCTACTGCGACTGA